In a genomic window of Chryseobacterium sp. G0162:
- a CDS encoding bacteriophage spanin2 family protein has translation MKNFFKSFLLIIILSLTSCRAIISNPGKPLKDNSLEINHKYEVQDFTAKIHKIKITSIDNNSIYGISKKGETISIDKKQIREVKKVKVVSSIVVGILAIAAVIFVPI, from the coding sequence ATGAAAAACTTTTTTAAATCCTTCTTGCTAATAATTATCCTTTCGCTAACATCTTGTAGAGCTATTATTTCGAATCCGGGCAAACCATTAAAAGATAATTCTTTAGAAATAAATCATAAATATGAAGTTCAGGATTTTACTGCAAAAATCCACAAAATAAAAATCACATCAATTGATAATAATAGTATTTATGGCATTTCCAAGAAAGGAGAGACTATCTCAATCGATAAAAAACAAATCAGGGAAGTGAAAAAAGTAAAGGTCGTGAGTTCCATTGTTGTGGGCATTCTGGCAATTGCGGCGGTCATCTTTGTTCCAATATAG